A window from Setaria italica strain Yugu1 chromosome VIII, Setaria_italica_v2.0, whole genome shotgun sequence encodes these proteins:
- the LOC105913474 gene encoding wall-associated receptor kinase-like 2 yields MGINIFTECELKKVTDGYKKVIGEGAFGKVYKGTIKGAEQVAVKCSFTRSKAPCHYEFRNEIIFQFRINHANVVRLIGCCLETDVPKLVFEFVPNGSLYELLHVRRDHGLSLPTRLHIAIGSAEALFYMHSQGGHNNHVHGDFKSGNILLDNDLTPKVSDFGSSKLVSIVSGYAKWCVSGDMNYIDPMYLKTGCFTEKSDVYSFGVVLLELITRKTAKYDGSNSLTINFVKSCKEEGHGRGMYDPEMLMSDDAQAHHYMECLHRIGTLAVQCLKEDVDERPAMAQVLKQLKQVQEIACGDAS; encoded by the coding sequence ATGGGCATTAACATTTTCACAGAATGCGAGCTGAAAAAAGTGACAGACGGCTACAAAAAGGTCATCGGCGAAGGCGCATTTGGCAAGGTCTACAAGGGAACAATCAAAGGCGCCGAACAAGTCGCCGTTAAATGCTCCTTCACGAGAAGTAAGGCGCCTTGCCATTATGAGTTCCGGAACGAGATCATCTTCCAGTTTCGTATTAACCACGCGAACGTGGTCCGCCTCATTGGGTGCTGCCTGGAGACGGATGTCCCCAAGCTTGTCTTCGAATTCGTCCCCAATGGAAGCCTCTACGAGCTGCTTCATGTCAGAAGGGATCATGGGCTGTCGCTGCCGACGCGTCTGCACATCGCCATCGGCTCTGCGGAAGCTCTCTTCTACATGCACTCGCAGGGTGGCCACAACAACCATGTCCACGGGGACTTCAAGTCTGGAAACATTCTCCTCGACAACGACCTCACGCCCAAGGTCTCCGACTTCGGATCATCCAAGCTCGTGTCCATCGTCAGTGGGTACGCCAAGTGGTGTGTGTCAGGAGACATGAACTACATTGATCCCATGTACTTGAAGACTGGCTGTTTCACAGAGAAGAGCGATGTCTACAGCTTTGGGGTAGTTCTGTTGGAGCTTATCACGAGGAAGACGGCCAAGTACGACGGGAGCAACAGCCTTACCATAAACTTCGTCAAGTCCTGTAAGGAGGAGGGCCACGGGAGGGGGATGTACGACCCAGAGATGCTGATGTCTGACGATGCTCAAGCTCACCATTACATGGAGTGCCTGCACAGGATCGGCACGCTTGCGGTGCAGTGTCTCAAGGAAGATGTGGATGAGAGACCGGCCATGGCACAAGTGCTGAAGCAGCTTAAGCAAGTGCAGGAAATAGCTTGCGGAGATGCAAGTTAA